One window of the Candidatus Neomarinimicrobiota bacterium genome contains the following:
- a CDS encoding bifunctional molybdenum cofactor biosynthesis protein MoaC/MoaB, whose protein sequence is MAPLSHLDEQGQVRMVDVSAKPGTLRTARAEGSIHLLPATLAAITSGQVPKGNVLTAAKLAGIQAAKETARLIPLCHPLALSWVDIEFELGPDRIRLSSVVKAKESTGPEMEALMAVSTAALTIYDMCKAIDRQMRIGEIRLLGKSGGQSEHAANKPHGTAFRPRTGIVILSDSVAAGQREDASGQILTEGFKAAGCEIVEVVALPDEPDQLVATARRLLSQGVELLVTSGGTGLGPRDRTIAALEPLLESRLPGVEQALHAYGRARVPAAMLSRLVAGTVGQSIVVCLPGNPTAASDALQVLVPTLFHAYDIMKGGGHDS, encoded by the coding sequence GTGGCGCCGCTTTCCCATCTGGATGAGCAGGGCCAGGTGCGCATGGTGGATGTCTCGGCCAAGCCGGGCACCTTGCGTACGGCCCGCGCCGAGGGATCGATCCACCTTTTGCCCGCCACCCTGGCTGCCATCACCTCCGGCCAGGTCCCCAAGGGCAATGTCCTCACCGCGGCCAAGTTGGCCGGCATTCAGGCCGCCAAGGAGACTGCCCGGCTCATCCCCCTCTGCCATCCTTTGGCCCTCAGTTGGGTGGATATCGAGTTCGAATTAGGCCCGGACCGCATTCGGCTCAGCTCGGTGGTGAAGGCCAAGGAGTCCACCGGCCCGGAAATGGAGGCCCTCATGGCCGTCAGCACAGCCGCCCTCACCATCTACGACATGTGTAAGGCCATCGACCGGCAGATGCGGATCGGTGAGATCCGCCTGCTGGGCAAAAGCGGCGGGCAGTCCGAACATGCGGCCAACAAGCCACACGGCACCGCCTTTCGGCCCCGTACCGGCATCGTCATCTTGTCCGACTCCGTCGCCGCCGGCCAGCGTGAGGACGCCTCGGGCCAAATCTTGACCGAGGGGTTCAAGGCGGCCGGTTGCGAAATCGTCGAGGTCGTCGCTCTGCCGGATGAACCCGACCAGCTGGTCGCCACCGCCCGGCGGCTCCTCTCCCAGGGCGTCGAGCTGCTCGTCACCTCCGGCGGCACCGGCCTCGGCCCTCGGGACCGGACCATCGCCGCGCTGGAGCCGCTGCTGGAGAGCCGGCTCCCCGGCGTGGAGCAGGCCCTGCACGCCTACGGCCGCGCCCGCGTCCCGGCGGCCATGCTCTCGCGGCTGGTGGCCGGTACGGTGGGACAGAGTATCGTTGTCTGCCTGCCCGGCAACCCCACTGCCGCCAGCGATGCCCTCCAGGTGCTGGTCCCCACGCTCTTTCACGCTTACGACATCATGAAGGGTGGGGGCCATGATTCCTAG
- a CDS encoding sulfite exporter TauE/SafE family protein: MPGPPLPVELLPVLFFLVALMYSSVGLGGGSSYTALMVIFGLSHRVIPTTSLTLNLLVSFLGMVNFWRGGHLSLRLVAPFLLASVPLAYLGGALSLSRELFHWLLLGSLVLVAARIYLWRGQSMAITFTPGQRWAVSLTLGGALGFIAGTVGIGGGIYLVPLILALGLAAEKEAAAAGSIFIWSNSLAGVISRTQRGTFETATILPLAVAVVAGGYLGSRLGATRLGPDTIRKTLGVIILIGIVFLIGRLI; the protein is encoded by the coding sequence TTGCCGGGACCTCCCCTGCCTGTTGAGCTGCTGCCGGTACTCTTTTTCCTCGTGGCGCTCATGTATTCCAGCGTCGGTCTGGGTGGCGGCTCGTCCTATACCGCGTTGATGGTGATCTTTGGGCTCAGCCACCGGGTGATTCCCACCACCTCGCTCACACTCAACTTGCTGGTGAGCTTCCTTGGCATGGTAAACTTCTGGCGCGGGGGCCACCTATCGTTACGTCTGGTGGCCCCCTTTCTGCTGGCCTCTGTGCCCCTGGCATACCTGGGTGGCGCGCTCAGCCTCTCCCGGGAGCTATTCCATTGGCTCCTGCTGGGCAGTTTGGTGCTGGTGGCGGCGCGCATCTACCTGTGGCGCGGCCAGTCTATGGCGATCACGTTCACCCCGGGCCAGCGCTGGGCCGTGTCGCTGACCCTGGGGGGCGCCCTGGGGTTTATCGCCGGCACGGTGGGCATCGGCGGCGGCATCTACCTGGTGCCGCTCATCCTGGCCTTAGGCCTGGCCGCGGAAAAGGAGGCCGCCGCCGCCGGGTCCATCTTCATCTGGAGCAACTCACTCGCCGGGGTCATCTCCCGGACCCAACGGGGCACTTTCGAGACCGCCACCATCCTGCCGTTGGCCGTGGCGGTGGTGGCCGGCGGCTATCTGGGTTCGCGCCTCGGTGCCACCCGCCTGGGGCCCGACACCATCCGGAAAACGCTGGGTGTCATCATTCTCATCGGCATCGTTTTTCTCATCGGTCGGCTCATATGA
- a CDS encoding molybdopterin molybdotransferase MoeA, producing MAQAHESIQAHLTPPQPGESVSFQAAAGRVLAQDIRATMPQPRFTNSAMDGFAVRSADTATASREQAVPLRVTGVVSAGDGGELAIKPGECAQVMTGAALPQGADAVVKVEDTAGFGADTIHIKTPIDGGHFVRQRGEEVTQGQLLVPAGARVTAGEIGMLATYGYAQVEVAPRPTVALLVTGNELVEPGVPLAQGQVYNSNLHVLARLAAQVGAEVVHSRTIGDDPAALQVFLNEALEACRVVVTSAGVSMGQADHVRAALAAVGMQEIFWKVAQKPGLPLLFGRKGQSLVFALPGNPVSAFICFMEYVWPVLEALQGLAPAPKLAATLAQPFIVEPKKHRFMFGAAWLDGARLTAAPSDKLGSHMLSSAVGANCILEAPPGPGPLPPGDSVTLNLLPWAQPLSSRP from the coding sequence GTGGCCCAGGCACATGAGTCGATTCAGGCGCATCTGACCCCGCCGCAACCGGGCGAATCGGTCAGTTTTCAGGCCGCTGCGGGCCGCGTTTTGGCACAGGACATACGGGCCACCATGCCCCAACCCCGTTTCACCAACTCCGCCATGGACGGCTTTGCTGTCCGGTCAGCCGACACGGCGACGGCCAGCAGGGAACAGGCCGTGCCCCTGCGCGTCACGGGGGTTGTGTCGGCGGGGGATGGTGGCGAGCTGGCCATCAAGCCGGGGGAGTGCGCCCAGGTCATGACCGGCGCTGCTCTGCCGCAAGGGGCCGATGCGGTGGTGAAGGTAGAGGACACCGCCGGCTTCGGCGCTGACACGATTCACATCAAGACGCCTATCGACGGCGGTCACTTCGTCCGTCAGCGGGGCGAGGAGGTGACGCAGGGCCAGCTCTTGGTGCCCGCGGGCGCCCGCGTTACCGCCGGTGAGATCGGCATGCTGGCGACCTACGGCTACGCCCAGGTGGAGGTCGCTCCCCGGCCCACGGTGGCTCTGCTGGTCACGGGCAACGAGCTGGTTGAGCCCGGCGTGCCCCTGGCGCAGGGACAGGTTTACAATTCCAATCTCCACGTCCTCGCCCGGTTGGCCGCTCAGGTGGGCGCGGAGGTGGTCCACTCCCGCACCATCGGCGATGATCCGGCCGCGCTGCAGGTCTTCCTAAACGAGGCGCTGGAGGCCTGCCGGGTGGTGGTCACCTCCGCGGGCGTTTCCATGGGGCAGGCGGATCACGTTCGCGCGGCGCTCGCCGCCGTTGGCATGCAGGAAATCTTCTGGAAGGTGGCCCAAAAGCCCGGCCTGCCCCTGCTGTTCGGGCGCAAGGGTCAAAGCCTTGTTTTCGCCCTGCCCGGCAACCCCGTCTCCGCCTTCATCTGCTTCATGGAGTATGTCTGGCCCGTGTTGGAAGCACTCCAGGGGCTGGCCCCGGCACCCAAGCTGGCCGCAACGCTCGCCCAGCCCTTCATCGTGGAGCCAAAGAAGCACCGCTTCATGTTCGGCGCCGCCTGGCTCGATGGTGCCCGGCTCACGGCCGCACCCAGCGACAAGCTGGGCTCCCATATGCTCTCATCGGCCGTGGGCGCCAACTGCATCCTGGAGGCTCCACCCGGCCCGGGACCCCTGCCGCCCGGCGACTCCGTTACGCTAAATCTGCTCCCCTGGGCGCAGCCGCTAAGCAGCCGGCCCTAG
- a CDS encoding MoaD/ThiS family protein, translated as MPGTVHVKVLCFSLVKYALGKDRLAVELPAGATTAELEAHIRALAGDKLAPVPLRVAVNQVYVPAGAVLNDGDEVVFIPPVQGG; from the coding sequence ATGCCCGGCACGGTCCACGTCAAGGTGCTCTGCTTTTCGCTGGTGAAATATGCCCTGGGCAAGGACCGGCTCGCCGTCGAACTGCCCGCCGGGGCCACCACCGCCGAGCTGGAGGCGCACATCCGCGCTCTCGCCGGTGACAAACTGGCCCCCGTGCCCCTGCGGGTGGCGGTGAACCAGGTCTACGTCCCCGCCGGCGCCGTTCTGAACGACGGTGACGAGGTGGTCTTCATCCCGCCGGTGCAGGGGGGCTAG
- a CDS encoding molybdenum cofactor biosynthesis protein MoaE, giving the protein MVETRIIDGPLPPIEVTLAQLDAAGARDQSGAQLIFHGQVRGTEGGRSITALDYEAYDGMAQAELQSIAQETAHRFSIHHLLCLHRIGLVPVGEASLRVAIRSAHRAEALQALAHFIDRLKDRVPIWKWGLTAEGERFPSEHRDGDHNLGLEHQ; this is encoded by the coding sequence ATGGTGGAGACCCGCATCATCGACGGCCCCCTGCCACCCATTGAGGTGACCCTCGCCCAGCTCGATGCCGCCGGCGCCAGGGACCAGTCCGGCGCTCAGCTCATCTTCCACGGCCAAGTCCGCGGCACCGAGGGCGGCCGCTCCATCACCGCCCTGGACTACGAGGCCTACGACGGCATGGCCCAGGCCGAGCTCCAGTCCATCGCCCAGGAGACCGCCCACCGCTTTTCCATCCACCACCTGCTCTGCCTCCACCGCATCGGCTTGGTGCCGGTGGGGGAGGCCTCCCTACGCGTTGCCATCCGCTCGGCCCACCGCGCCGAAGCCCTGCAGGCCCTGGCTCACTTCATCGATCGGCTCAAAGACCGCGTCCCCATCTGGAAATGGGGCCTCACGGCCGAGGGGGAGCGCTTTCCCAGCGAGCACAGGGACGGTGACCACAATCTCGGGCTAGAGCATCAATAA
- a CDS encoding class I SAM-dependent methyltransferase, with the protein MGQALTKEYLKNLQYGTTKNLEVRIKIHQLFSTDPESFHSWVGGHLKIDMAIDVLEVGCGTGIFWKENLHRLPQGSQLHLTDFSEAMVEKCRANFDRPFVKVEIADVEALPYPDSRFDLVNAHHVIYHASHKEKAFREIKRVLKQDGYATITTNSARHMRVVYDIGRRLDPNFPTDRIIDSFTEEIADEMLPKHFSGIEKHVQEDLLKVDDLRFLIEYVASGVTPRGMKVADDFYERYAAIVKTEIDEKGYFGIPKRSPLYICRV; encoded by the coding sequence ATGGGCCAGGCGCTTACGAAGGAATACTTGAAGAACCTGCAATACGGGACCACGAAGAACCTGGAAGTACGAATCAAAATTCACCAGTTGTTCAGTACCGACCCGGAGAGCTTCCATTCTTGGGTCGGTGGACATTTGAAAATCGACATGGCAATCGATGTTCTTGAAGTTGGCTGTGGCACCGGAATTTTCTGGAAGGAAAACCTCCATCGCCTTCCACAAGGCTCACAACTGCACCTAACGGATTTTTCCGAAGCGATGGTGGAGAAATGCAGGGCGAATTTCGACCGGCCATTCGTCAAGGTTGAGATCGCAGACGTAGAGGCGTTGCCTTACCCGGATTCGAGGTTTGATTTGGTCAACGCCCATCACGTCATTTATCACGCAAGCCATAAGGAGAAAGCGTTCCGAGAAATCAAAAGAGTTCTGAAGCAGGACGGTTATGCGACGATTACAACGAACAGCGCACGTCATATGCGGGTCGTATACGACATCGGCAGGCGGCTCGACCCGAATTTCCCGACGGATCGAATCATCGACAGTTTCACCGAGGAAATTGCCGATGAAATGCTTCCGAAACACTTCTCAGGCATCGAGAAGCATGTTCAGGAAGATCTCCTGAAAGTAGATGATTTACGGTTCCTAATCGAATACGTCGCGTCTGGAGTGACACCTCGGGGCATGAAAGTTGCCGACGATTTCTATGAGCGCTATGCAGCGATCGTAAAAACGGAAATAGACGAAAAAGGTTACTTCGGTATCCCGAAGCGCTCACCACTATATATTTGTCGGGTATAA
- the queG gene encoding tRNA epoxyqueuosine(34) reductase QueG — MESAEAKSTIRAMARQLGFDAAGFAPPELDAEAGRNLARYLDLGFHGDMDWLFRRAESRAQPKHLWPEVKSVIVLALNYGPSLNPLAALDRPDTGAVSVYAQGGDYHGVAKKRLKALGRWLVGTYGCDVKVFVDTAPVMEKPLAERAGIGWQGKHTNLVSRQHGSWLFLGEIFTTLELPPDAAEADHCGSCHRCLDVCPTGAFPAPYRLDARRCISYLTIEHKGHIAREFREPMGNRIYGCDDCLAVCPWNKYASRTKEYAFEPRSELTAPKLADLAKLDDAGFRKMFAGSAIKRTGRARFVRNVLIALGNSGDAAMVPVIAGLLADPSPLVRAMAVWALTRLMDPGDFDRLRAQHAPSESDADVAAEWRAPVAAPA; from the coding sequence ATGGAATCGGCTGAAGCGAAATCGACGATCCGCGCCATGGCGCGCCAGCTTGGCTTCGATGCCGCCGGTTTCGCGCCGCCGGAGCTGGATGCCGAGGCCGGCCGGAATCTCGCCCGCTACCTCGATCTCGGCTTTCACGGCGACATGGACTGGCTTTTCCGGCGCGCCGAGTCGCGGGCCCAGCCCAAGCATCTCTGGCCCGAGGTCAAGAGCGTCATCGTCCTGGCGCTTAACTATGGCCCCTCGCTCAACCCCCTGGCGGCCCTGGACCGCCCCGATACCGGCGCCGTCTCGGTCTATGCCCAGGGCGGGGATTACCACGGGGTCGCCAAGAAGCGGCTCAAGGCGCTCGGCCGCTGGCTGGTCGGGACCTACGGCTGCGACGTCAAGGTGTTCGTCGACACCGCGCCGGTGATGGAGAAGCCCCTGGCCGAGCGGGCCGGGATAGGCTGGCAGGGCAAGCACACCAATCTGGTCTCGCGCCAACACGGATCGTGGCTGTTTCTCGGCGAAATCTTCACCACGCTCGAGCTTCCCCCCGACGCCGCCGAGGCCGATCATTGCGGGTCATGCCACAGATGCCTCGACGTCTGCCCGACCGGCGCCTTTCCGGCGCCCTATCGGCTCGACGCCAGGCGCTGCATCTCCTATCTCACCATCGAACATAAGGGCCATATCGCCAGGGAGTTCAGGGAACCCATGGGCAACCGCATCTATGGCTGCGACGACTGCCTGGCGGTCTGCCCGTGGAACAAATACGCCTCCAGGACCAAGGAGTACGCCTTCGAGCCGCGCAGCGAGCTGACGGCGCCAAAACTTGCCGACCTCGCCAAGCTCGATGACGCCGGGTTCCGCAAGATGTTCGCGGGCTCCGCGATCAAACGTACAGGGCGGGCGCGTTTCGTCCGCAATGTCTTGATCGCGCTGGGGAATTCCGGTGACGCCGCGATGGTCCCGGTGATCGCCGGCCTGCTCGCCGACCCCTCTCCCCTGGTCCGCGCCATGGCGGTGTGGGCGCTAACGCGGCTCATGGACCCTGGCGATTTCGATCGCTTGCGCGCCCAGCATGCCCCAAG